In Drosophila nasuta strain 15112-1781.00 chromosome 2R, ASM2355853v1, whole genome shotgun sequence, a single genomic region encodes these proteins:
- the LOC132785788 gene encoding uncharacterized protein LOC132785788, with amino-acid sequence MTTSDEMGSFCHDHIQHPLMWCDEKKRLVERKNAEESLRMWRRRKAEECARKEKDKQEYYDMFLQHCPWGKPGGGAPNVEVRRKDITAVGLHSTPTVTAAHRINSLQPCRYNDYFTMQKKCHKNPIAAYHHHRHHHPGPPPPGIAGGRLPHTHSIHHLQESGPRSSTVTICEREHPHKVVNVAQNANGHVDIELRYKPSPTCKGQVMLNKVVDNSENEHLHLQEKLANQKKKLQAKLEKPTCKDPWGKAGPGGKPWRSPKEVGNTFMKSLGWTNKEMLKELDQDNPVTPAEKNTFRKSKGCKPAKPQRCCDICTCTCASLASSSPIKPSRKILVAAGAERPSPNCSLGSPPKECKPIKSCPRPPRGHCTGNTGNCTATPDAGTFNNGRGGDGGGVELVPLLARRRGLHRPISLSSTDVTKRTPSHDRYAPHKHKTMSMPSKEPNINIIKKISQMKKRLPKNLNCKFQCCSCDCVTSTAAPPTCCLKRLTLHIR; translated from the exons ATGACGACCAGTGATGAGATGGGATCTTTCTGTCACGACCACATCCAACATCCCTTGATGTGGTGTGATGAGAAGAAGCGTCTCGTTGAACGTAAGAATGCTGAGGAAAGCTTGCGTATGTGGCGACGTCGCAAAGCTGAAGAATGTGCTCGCAAGGAGAAGGATAAACAAgag TACTATGATATGTTTCTACAGCATTGCCCCTGGGGCAAGCCCGGCGGTGGAGCACCCAATGTGGAGGTACGACGAAAGGACATTACCGCAGTTGGACTGCACTCGACACCAACTGTT ACTGCAGCTCATCGTATAAATTCCTTACAACCTTGCCGCTACAATGATTATTTTACCATGCAGAAAAAGTGTCACAAAAATCCCATAGCCGCCtaccatcatcatcgtcaccATCATCCTGGTCCACCTCCACCTGGAATAGCTGGTGGCcgcttgccacacacacattctatACACCATCTGCAAGAAAGTGGCCCTCGAAGTAGTACTGTCACTATTTGTGAGAGAGAACATCCCCATAAAGTCGTCAACGTCGCCCAGAATGCCAATG GCCACGTGGATATTGAACTGCGCTATAAGCCTTCTCCGACTTGCAAGGGACAAGTTATGCTCAATAAGGTAGTCGACAATAGCGAGAATGAGCACTTACATCTACAGGAGAAATTagccaaccaaaaaaagaaactgcaAGCGAAGTTGGAAAAGCCG ACGTGTAAGGACCCGTGGGGAAAGGCAGGTCCAGGTGGTAAGCCATGGCGCAGTCCAAAAGAAGTCGGGAATACGTTTATGAAGTCGCTT GGCTGGACGAATAAGGAAATGCTGAAAGAGTTAGATCAGGATAATCCGGTGACTCCCGCAGAGAAAAACACATTTCGCAAATCGAAAGGATGCAAGCCTGCCAAGCCACAGCGCTGCTGCGACATCTGCACTTGCACCTGCGCATCGTTAGCTTCATCCAGTCCAATAAAACCATCCAGAAAGATCCTTGTGGCTGCGGGGGCAGAGCGACCCTCCCCTAACTGTAGTCTTGGATCACCGCCCAAAGAATGTAAACCTATTAAGTCGTGTCCTCGACCACCACGTGGCCATTGTACTGGCAACACTGGGAACTGCACTGCCACTCCAGACGCCGGCACATTTAATAACGGACGAGGAGGAGATGGTGGAGGTGTAGAGTTGGTGCCTTTGCTGGCACGTCGCCGTGGCTTACACCGTCCCATCAGCCTGTCCAGCACGGATGTGACAAAGAGGACGCCCTCGCATGATAGGTACGCACCACATAAGCACAAGACAATGTCAATGCCCAGCAAAGAGCCGAATATCAacatcattaaaaaaattagtCAAATGAAGAAGCGGCTTCCTAAGAATTTGAATTGCAAGTTCCAATGCTGCAGTTGCGACTGCGTCACATCCACCGCTGCGCCGCCCACTTGCTGCCTCAAAAGGCTCACACTGCACATCCGCTAA
- the LOC132785790 gene encoding uncharacterized protein LOC132785790 produces the protein MRYLHELNVQISQKRRSVSVSKQMDRDLCNQHFDTFQTFWGRPGHGAPAGDKINKLKLDDLLYGSPETS, from the coding sequence ATGCGATATCTGCATGAGCTAAATGTGCAAATATCGCAGAAGCGTCGATCGGTCAGCGTGTCGAAGCAAATGGACCGTGACCTTTGCAATCAACACTTCGACACATTCCAAACCTTTTGGGGACGGCCTGGGCATGGCGCGCCGGCTGGTGATAAGATCAATAAGCTAAAGTTGGATGATTTGCTCTATGGCAGTCCAGAGACATCCTAA